The genomic region ATGAATGCCTGAGCCTGGACGATCATCGCCCGATTTGCCAAGCCTGCAAACGCACCGCGATCATGGACCTCGCCGCCGCCCAATCGCTCTTGAACGAGGTGCGCAAAACTATGAGGGACAAGCTGGCCATTGGCACGGAAAGCGACATCCAACTCGCCCTGGTCAGCAATAAACAACTGAACAAAACCACGCGCTGGGCACCCCAGGATTCCCCTGAATTGGGCCGTTACCAATACACGGCCACGACGAATACGATACGCTACACCACCACCGGCAAACCGGATGATGTCAAAGTGACTATCAAGGAGACGCATGAAATCCAACTGCTCTACGGGATGAGCCGGTCAAAATTCATGGAGGTGGCCGCCCATGAACTCGCCCATCAATGGATGCAGATCCAGTACCCCGGCATCCAGGACACTAAAATCAAGGAAGGCTGGGCGGAATATACCGCCAGTCGGGTGAATTCACTCTACCAGTTCGACCTCCAAAACCTGCGCCTGGAAGGCAATGATAACCCGATCTATGGCGATGGCTTTCGCATGATCCGCAGCCTCGCTGAGACCAAGGGGAAACGGGGTTTGCTCGAGTTTTTGCACGCCAGTAACGACGCGCACCGCTGAAAGATGTAAAAAAAGGGCACCGCCAAAGCGGTGCCCGGTTAATCAGATCACGGGAACAATCGCTTAATATTCGCGGTTCTTCACAATGCCGGGTTGCGGAATGGGGTATTTGCCAGCCGCATCGGCCACCAGCGGTGCCGGGGAATCCTTGGTCAACTTGTCCAGGCCGGGCGCAAATTCATGTTCGCAATTGAGCATCTGGTCAAAGGTGATTTCCTGGCCGGTATGCGCCGCCATACGGCCCATGCTGGTGGTTACGCTGGCTTCGACACCGCGTTTGACTTCGCTGTAGGGCTGATTGTTGCGGATGGCGGTGGTCAGGTCATTCCATTCGTTCAGGTAGGGATCGGTTTCGCCAGGGATGGCTTTGGATTCCCAAAGCTGGCTGGCGCGATCCGGATTCTGGCCCTTGTAGGTGCTGGACGGCGCGCCGCAGTCGCTGTTCTTGGAAGCGATGGCCAAACCCTTGCTGCCATGGACGTAGCTGGCGTAAATATCCTTGCAACCCGTCATGCAGCGGCCGTCGAAGTTGAATTTGCTACCATCGGCGAAGGTGTATTCGACCGCATAGGTATCCAAATTCTGATCCACATAGGTAATGCCTTCAGGGCTCTGGCGGTAATGACGGCCACCCAGCGCCTGGGCTTTCACCGGCCAGGCATTCTTCATCCAGCACAGATGATCAATGTGGTGGATGTAGAAGTCGCTGTAGTTGCCACCGCTGGCCCACAGGAAGCTGTGGAAGCGCTGGATTTGGTAATCCAGTTCGCTGATGTCCGCCGGCTTGGGCTTGGAGGCGAAGAAGCCAACCGGGCCGTGCATGCGGTAACCACGCATCAGAATGATGTCGCCGATCTCACCGTCCTCAATGCGCTTGTGCAGTTCCTGGAGCGGGCGGGCGTGGCGGGACATCAAGCCCACGCCGACTTTCAGGTTCTTGGCAGCCGCGTCTTCGGCGAGTTTGAGCATGCGCCGGCTGCCTGGTCCGTCCACCGTAACCGGCTTTTCCATGAAGACGTTGAGGTTTTTCTCGATGGCGTAGGTGAAATGGACCCAGCGGAAGGCCGGTGGGGTGGTGAAGATCGCCACGTCGCCCGGCTTCAGGCAATCCATGGCCTGCTTATAGGCATCCAAACCGATGAACTGACGATCCTGAGGTACCTCCATTTGCGGCCCAAAATGCTTCTTCAAGTTCTCAAAACTGTTTTGCAAGCGGTTGGGGAAAACGTCAGCCATGGCCACGAGCTTGACCGGGCCGGTCTTGACGGACATGGCGTTGGCCGCCGCGCCCGAGCCGCGCCCGCCGCAGCCGACGAGGGCGATCTGGATGGTGTCACTGCCGGCGGCATGGACGTGCGGAAGGGCCACGCCCGCAAGGGCGGAGGCTGCGGCCAAGCGACCGGTGGTTTTGATAAACTCGCGACGCGAGCCATTGGACTGTTGATTGTCGTTCATAGTATTGCTGGCGGTTGTTTTGTTAGTACTTCGACGCCCCGCCTGCGATTCCAGGCAAGGCCTCTATTTCATATTCTGTAAAGTCGTTGGTAATTCCATATCATGAGATGATTGAGAGTGCAATGGCTTTGTGACGATCGTTAAAATTGGGCAGCGGTTTGAATATTTCAGTCTTTCAAGTCATTGCGACTTGCGTTTTGCCAGCGTGAGCGTTATTGGTGTGCCGATGTTTATGGCTGCCAATTTCATAAAACGACTGATGTCCTGCCGTATCAAGGCCGCCATCGGACATGGTTATCCATGAATGGTACCACTCCCAAAGTAACCGTCATCCTGACGGTTTATGAACGAACCCAGTTTCTGCGTGAGGCCATTCAGGGAGTTTTGCAGCAGGATTATGACAATTATGAGGTGTTGGTGACGGATGATTCGGCCAGCGCCAAAATTCAAAGCATTTGCGAGTCGCTAAATGTGGGGGGGAGAATCAGATATCGGAGTAATTCTCCGCGCGCAGGGGTGGCGTTGAATGTGCGTGCTGCGTGGATGGAAGCGCGCGGGGAATTCGTCACCATCCTCAACGATGATGATGCCTGGGAACCAGGCTTTTTGCGTCACTTGGTTTCCGCACTACAAAAAAATCCTGATTGCGTTCTAGCCTTTTCGGATCACTGGCTCATGGATAGTCAGGGGCAAATTGACATTGCGGCTACGGATGCCAATACCCGGCTTTACCGGCGTGATCGTTTACCCGCCGGCCCGATAAGCGCCACCGCGGACCTGGTGTTAATCGGCAATAGTGTTCCGCTCGTCATGGCTGCAGTTATTAAAAAAAGCGCCATCCCCCCTGAAGTGCTTTCCCGGGAAGTTGGCGGCGCTTATGATTTTTGGCTTTCCTGTTGTCTGGCCGCCACCGGCCGCCCGTTTTGCTATGTTCCGGAACGGTTGACCCGCTACCGACTGCATCCGCAAATGGAAACCGCGCGTCAAGCCGAGGGCAAATCCCTGGAAATGGTGCATATTTTTCAAGCCCTGCTGGACACAAACAAGTTTCCCCGGCACGCGCCATTAATCCGCCGCCGTTTGGCTGGGGCATTTTTCCAATGCGGCAAGGAAAGTCTGCAATGGGGAAACCGCCGGAATGCCCGCCACTATTTCAAACGCTCGCTGGCAACGGCGGTCTCCTTGAGACCTATCGTGGGATTGATGCTGGCTTGTCTGCCGGATCGGAAAACTGGCGATACAAACCGCGATCCGGCCTGAGAGAATATTCTACCTGCCTGGCCAGCCACGATGCGTTCCAAGAGAAGTGTAACGTTTTGCGTTGCGTTAGCGTCTAGTGCAGTAGCTTGAACGACTGTGGTAACCATCTTAGCGAAACGAAAGTAACCGGCGCTGGCAACGACGCCTTGTGCTTGGCCTCATGGCCCCGGCACCAGGTAAAACTGGCGTCCTTGGTGCTCGTGACGGCGGTGGCGGCTGCGTGGTTGGTTTCCGCCGGGCATCACCGACCGCTCGAAACGCAGTCCGCCAGTCACTTGGAACTGCCATGGATCAAGCCCGCTATCGAAGCCCCCAATAGCTGCCGCCATGTGTTTTTCAGTCCGGCGGCCCGAACAAACGTCAGTTATCTGCTGTACCTGCCGCCGGATTATGTGCGGGATGACAGCCGGCGCTACCCGGTCCTGTACTGGCTACACGGCACAGGCTATGGGCTGATTGGGGTTCCGGAGTTCGTGCAGCATCTGGATCAGGCCATCCGCGATGGCCGGGCGCCGGCGATGATTGGCGTGTTTGTGAACGGTCTGACGCACAGCCGGTACCTGGATTCCAAGGATGGCCAGGCACCAGTGGAGAGCATGTTTATTCATGACCTGATCCCGCATATTGATGGCGCGTACCGCACGCTGGCGTATCGGGAAGGACGAATCATTGAAGGCTTCTCGATGGGTGGTGAAGGGGCGGCCCGGCTGGGTCTAAAGTATCCGGAAATATTTGGCGCGATCTCGGTGGTGGCTGGTGCGTTTCCAAATCTGGAGAACGTGTTAAAATTCCAAGGGTCCGTCTTCCATGAGGTATATGGGGATGATTTTTATTATCTGCTGGAGAATAACCCGCGTCATTTCG from Verrucomicrobiota bacterium harbors:
- a CDS encoding Gfo/Idh/MocA family oxidoreductase, with protein sequence MNDNQQSNGSRREFIKTTGRLAAASALAGVALPHVHAAGSDTIQIALVGCGGRGSGAAANAMSVKTGPVKLVAMADVFPNRLQNSFENLKKHFGPQMEVPQDRQFIGLDAYKQAMDCLKPGDVAIFTTPPAFRWVHFTYAIEKNLNVFMEKPVTVDGPGSRRMLKLAEDAAAKNLKVGVGLMSRHARPLQELHKRIEDGEIGDIILMRGYRMHGPVGFFASKPKPADISELDYQIQRFHSFLWASGGNYSDFYIHHIDHLCWMKNAWPVKAQALGGRHYRQSPEGITYVDQNLDTYAVEYTFADGSKFNFDGRCMTGCKDIYASYVHGSKGLAIASKNSDCGAPSSTYKGQNPDRASQLWESKAIPGETDPYLNEWNDLTTAIRNNQPYSEVKRGVEASVTTSMGRMAAHTGQEITFDQMLNCEHEFAPGLDKLTKDSPAPLVADAAGKYPIPQPGIVKNREY
- a CDS encoding glycosyltransferase family A protein, whose product is MNGTTPKVTVILTVYERTQFLREAIQGVLQQDYDNYEVLVTDDSASAKIQSICESLNVGGRIRYRSNSPRAGVALNVRAAWMEARGEFVTILNDDDAWEPGFLRHLVSALQKNPDCVLAFSDHWLMDSQGQIDIAATDANTRLYRRDRLPAGPISATADLVLIGNSVPLVMAAVIKKSAIPPEVLSREVGGAYDFWLSCCLAATGRPFCYVPERLTRYRLHPQMETARQAEGKSLEMVHIFQALLDTNKFPRHAPLIRRRLAGAFFQCGKESLQWGNRRNARHYFKRSLATAVSLRPIVGLMLACLPDRKTGDTNRDPA
- a CDS encoding alpha/beta hydrolase-fold protein — its product is MNDCGNHLSETKVTGAGNDALCLASWPRHQVKLASLVLVTAVAAAWLVSAGHHRPLETQSASHLELPWIKPAIEAPNSCRHVFFSPAARTNVSYLLYLPPDYVRDDSRRYPVLYWLHGTGYGLIGVPEFVQHLDQAIRDGRAPAMIGVFVNGLTHSRYLDSKDGQAPVESMFIHDLIPHIDGAYRTLAYREGRIIEGFSMGGEGAARLGLKYPEIFGAISVVAGAFPNLENVLKFQGSVFHEVYGDDFYYLLENNPRHFAEINSYQISGHTVMRIVVGTADNLCRINHAFHIRLQHLGIDNDFEELDGVAHDHTAIYAALGEKNWDFYWEAVKQGQPLPEPMTARDVDDEGDGL